The region ccgagtaatatgcctgtgatttttttttcacagaactcgggaaagcgTATAGTGCTAAAACAAATcgttgtatatgggtaaaaccaaaataaacagACTGTGCAGAGGTTTATATCAGAACAAATAAATTTACCTGCAAGAAAGAAGACCACAACGAGTGAATTGATGATAGAAAACCAATGGATCTGTACATCAGTCATGTTGAGGTATGTATCCCAACGTGATGCCCACTTGATGTTACTCTCTTCCCAATGAACCTCATAGGAAAACTTCACTTCCACTTCCTCTGTGGACAAGAGACAAAGATTTGAAGATTTACACTGAGTGGAaggaaagatgtaaaagtagtcAAACCATTGTGGTatccgctgctaaaatataggacccaaactgcctctagctatcaggcaatctctgtggtctagttggtaagacatctgctctagaatagcaagggtcctgggtttgaatcccacccgagtaatatgcctgtgatttgtttctaCCAAACTCGCgaaggtactgagtatacaatgctaacacacatcgatgaaAGGgcgaaaccaaaattaatataatttaaCCCCGATTAAATCTAGTAGATGTTAAAATGATGACCCTTGAGGTTGAGATTTCAAagagcttttaggaacagtgtcCTTATGAATCTTGTTTTATCTTGTTTTATTACTCACTATCTCCTTCGAAGACCTGAGGTGCTACAGTTTCCTTTCCCTTGAGCTCAGGAAGTTTGCAATTATCTTCCTTCTCCGCTGTCAGTTTATCATAGTGGATACTACGACcaaaaacttcaaaactgaTAACTCGATTGTTAACAACTGTCACtctagagaaaaaaaaccaaaagtaaaTCTTGAATCTTATATGCCTTGTTGTAAAAAAGTGACTCGCTGGGACtcacacatttggtaattacccaaaacaaatgttaacttaaaacttgacttggtaacgagcattggagagctgttgaaagtataaaactttgtggtaaacgactccctctgaagtaacgtagtttttgagaaagaggtaattcctcactaaaataataaaagactttctctagaagacgatcagagcatactgatcgaagtgtcgagttgaaaccaacagttcttttcagaaccaccccaactcattagagatagtcattacaaggtgttactgcaaacctatCTATATATAACAAAaggcttctagctagaagtcttttattcctatctgaaagcacacaaattcgtccagcaaggtttttaaaattttatttcatcattttcttgcaacttcaatgaccaattgagtccaaattttcacacgctTGTTTATGcctatgatgggatacaccaaatgagaacactggtctttgacaattaccaaacatgtacagtgcctttaacctgtGAGTTAAAAAGTCTAGACATATAGTCTCATATCCACCAGGACACATTATTAGtgcataaatatatatatacaaaaatagcTGCAATAAGACtgacttttttgtaaaaaagtaaTACAAGACtgacttttttgtaaaaaagtaatacaaaaatatgtgAAATTGACTTCTTTCATGTTTGCAACTGTTTGACAACATTCATAAgaattgtaaaaatgagtgtACAACGTGAGGAGAAACCTTCAGAGAAACTTTGGCTTACCCTCCTTCCTCAGTTTCTACTGGATGATATTTCATATTCATCACTAGGTGATTGTTGATGAatggctgtaaaaaaaaaatgagagaaaaaacttTAGATggagagatttttttttaactacaaaaAACCTCAATTTATTAAAATCCTTCCTCTACATCAGCTTGGGTGACCAGAACGCCAAAATAAGtatattttatttcacttttctGAAAACATCCATCTGGCTGCACACAGCAGATTCATACAGAATTTCAAAAGGGTAAAACCATATTGAAAATAGACACTAAAGTAAACCAATACAGAATGAATTGTCTAAAAACAACTTTGAGAATAAATGTATAAAACCAAaccgggggaaaaaaaatccaataatGAAACAGAATCATTTCCAGTTATTAATAGTCATCTTAGCATGACGAATCAGCAGTGTTCATCTGAGCAAACATTACATGGAACAAACATCTGTTCTTAGGAAAGCAAATGAAAAATCAATAATGACAATGCTAATCATCAACAGTCTAAAGATACCATTGATAAATTGAAGTGGTTGAAAAACACCTGTTAGTCCTATGAAGGAACCATTACAAGTAAAACACTGCCCATGATATGACAGTGGTCTCTACCTGTACATGTGACttaatacaaattttcaaatgatataccccccccccccccaaaaaaaaaaccaccccaaAAAACACTTTGCAAAACGATTATGACTTTATACAGGCCTGGAAATGTATTTGTTTCTGCTACAGTTTTGGTAAGcaggaaaatttgcttaccattaagcatCAGtgtgaatttgggccctggtctcaTTTCCAAACAGATAATATGAACTTACCACATTGTCAATAACAATGCCAAGTTTGTAACCATGTACATAATGCGCTGGCTCCTCCTTAGTGGCTTGTGTGACTACAGTGGCAGCTGGCAAATTATCAGCAAGTCTggaaaaaaaggagagaaaaaatCATCAGTTACTATTGTCCCAATTTTCATACAAACGTATCAGTCATATTTTTAATACttgactttaaaacaaaaccccaaacaGTACCGTCAATAATCTTCTGAATGACCTAGGGGaataatgggtacctgcgaggaaAGAGATTAATTTTGGGTATCCAGAGCTCCATGGACGCTCTCTACACcaaatgttttcacatttcaGCTTTTGTGTTGTTAAGAAAGTCAGTAGGCATGACATTTTCTTCTTGTAAGTGCAAGGTCTTTTCTCCTTGGTCAAGGCAGGTGTTTGAAGGTACAATTAATTAAAAGTACAAAGTGGTAACAGGTGGTTGGAATGTTACAGAATCAACATAAACTTTTGTTCCAGAATGTTTTTTCTCTGACGACCTGGTATTGtcacattttgtaaattgcTTATGTACTTACAAATGCACATTGTAGTCTTCCTTGATGCGGTCTGCAATAATCTTGGCCTGGTCCTTTGTATACTTGGCTAGACACATAACTTTGCAAGGAGTGTCTGTCTTCATTGGAACCTGTTTTACATAATAAAGTCTCCagattagaagaagaaaaaaaagtcctgCACTACACTGGTTTTCTTCCCCTCCAGTGAAAGGTCCCAAAGCAAACCCAGGGAGTCTGCACCTCGGCTGCAATAACACTGACTTTTTGTAATAAGTCAGTAAACAAATGTGTGAAATTGACTTCTTTCAGGTTTGCAACTGTTTGACAACATTTATAGTCCATGTGAGTATTCCAATATTAAGTTCTAATGATTCTTATTTATAATTGAATTGTGAAACAAATTACTTTGgccaaatacatgtatttcaatagATTACACATGGAAAACTTTGTGGTATGGTGGCTAAAACAAATTGGGGTAGTAGTTTTTAAGATCTTCGGGTTCTTTTCTGTTGGTAGAACCGAGAGCAAGAACTGTTCGCTATGATCAGCATGCCTTGGTCAAAGCTGCACCTGCTATCTGGAACAAGCTTCCTGCAACACTACGTCAAACTTCATCACTGGACATATTCAAGAAGAAACTGAAAACTCATTTGCTTTGCTAGCTCCTACTCTTTTCCTTTTGTGTGTAGGCACCTTGATCAGGTTTCCCGGATAAGTGCGCCATATAAATctatattactattattatgatCCTTTGAACTGGTGTGAAAGGCAGTGGATTGGGTTTATCTGGAAGGATGgggaaaattaatttttttttttagagagttTTGCACTAATTACTGGTTATGCTGAAACAGTTTGCAGTACACATGCTTTCCCAAAGGTTTTAAACGAACAACAGACcagttaaaaatgaaaacagaagATGAAATATTTACCTTGTACAATGTGTTGACAATACGGTCCCCACGCAGTACTTCCCCGAGATTCTCCGACATGTATACAATTTTCTCCAGAGCTGGAGTGCAGATTCCAATTGAATAATAATCATAAGGTAGCTGTGTTTTTGTTGACGTTATCTTCACTCcctttgcaaaaacaaaacacacaaacagatGTTCATAAATTAAGACAACCATTCACGCACACATGAACTAAATTAGCCTTGGTGTTCCTTTGAAAGGTGCCCATAAACTTGTTGAGTTTTTCCAATGATACTTTATAGTGACCTTTGCAAAATGGTTGTAGCCTTGATCTCTCTCagagatgaaattcaaggcctgccattgaatgatttcaccaaactcttcctaacttaggattaatcttaggacttaggacgggttcagttccgtatcctaATACAAAGGACGTATgaaactcatcctaagttaggactagttacttgtcctaactcgagttaggattaatcctagcattttgtgaaatcggctgctggtcacatggtgaaaataaattgaaatatttttaaaacaaagattgAAATTTAAAGTTCTTTTGCATCAATGAAAAACATAATGAACACTGAAATCAGTGAGGCTATAAATAACTACCTTTATTTCAACCTCCTCTCCATCTCTGAACTCCACAGGAGCAACCCCTGGTACGTAGAATGCATTGCTTAGGCAGGCAGAAGCCAAGAACAGAAGCGTCAATGCTGGTATTCTAGACATCtttgaaaaagaacaaacaacCGTTTTACAGACAAAGTACAGAACAGATGTTGAAGTTAAATATATTCTACTGTAGAAAATTTACATAGTATGGAAACTAATCTACTTTTGCAAATATTGATGTACTTTCTGTCTGACTCCTGAAAACGTTTTCTTATTTCGACTCTTTTAAATGATACAAACAGTGAACACTATATATATGCAGtgcatcaaatttaaaacacatttgCCAGAGTGGAAAGGTTTCTGTATCCTCCTACCATCGCTGTTTCAACTGTTATGACATAAAATAGTATCCAAAGATATTTCTTTGGCCTTTgggtaaaaatgagtgaaaaagtggtggtaggCAGGAATAGGGTACAGAAGTGCAATTTGGCGACCCCAACTACTATAGAAACATTTAACATTGGTCATCACGGTTGAGCAATtttgctgttcagaccaaccggtacCCAACTTGTTGAGTTGAGTCGGTTGGGCTTTGCCTTTGGTTGGTTGTACTCctgactgtgtaagtttaaaaaGTAACATCAAAGTTGctcattttgtaaaaagaattaCTTACCTGGCAGGATTCTGGAGTTTACTAGCTAGGTAGTTGCTAATGCTAGttcattaaataataatacataaatTACAAATACTATCTAAATCTATTTGAATGAGATATTAGTTTATTAGTATAATATTATTCATTCATCACCAGTGGACGACTTGTTTTTTTGCAAGGGGGCGAGAGAGAGAGGACAGTCCACAGTCCGATCGAGTCGActattccttttttgttttacgtttttttttaaggcagccTGCCTTCCATCCATTtctgtttaatttttatttcaccaATCATCATCGCGCGCGCCGCCGTCACACCTTTTTTACGCATGCCATTCTACTTCATTTTCACCACTGAATGAGTAAACGGAGGTCATATACCACCTTAATCTTTACATGAGCTTATATCGAAATATGTACActtatatattttgtaaaacgGGAAATTTAGACAAGTTTTCAACCTTAATGCACCTACCTTGCCTCGAGCTTCGATAGACTATTCGGCCCGCCCGAGTTCATTCGACCAAATCACAAATTCCATGTCACACTCTGCATGGTAACCTTCTTTTAAACCTAATTATGAGATAAAACGAGGGACCTACACTTAGGCACCAGACTACGTGGAAACGGCAACGTGGATGTAAATCATGCGTGACGTCAGAACAGAAgaatgataattattatttaaaaaagtaacTATTCAAAGTGAAAAATGAAACACATTCATCATATTTTGATGTTCATCAGGCTAACAAGTATAGTCAACAAACTTAAATCCAAGCTAAGAAGAGTATTTTAATCCCCAATTTCACAATTCTAtatttagctggtaaccatttTGAAGACGATCGTTTACTTAGGGACATGGTACCAGTTAACGCATTGGATATTAGGAATCGGTCTTTTTGCCCGCTGATCTCTTGGCAGTAGCATATTTCTAAGCCGCTGGCTCACCGCTGTTCAATTTCTGTCAAATTTCAGGCATTGATTAAGTCGGCTAGCACTCGAAACCATGGTAAGGCATTAACGTTATTAGAGTGACTggaaatgttttgaaatgatGTGTGTATATGGTGAAAAAGTGTGATTTATAACAGTAAAcgttttctttatttgttggCAATGGCCGCATGCAGTAAGTATGCATGTGTTTGATATACAGTGGTCGCTTGAGGGCGCACTCCAATTGCTATTCGGAACAACCAATTAGATTTGCTTTTTCCAAAAGTTatcataggccgtgtccgaaacgacgacttcggctacagctacgtctagatcagcgcgtctaccagtgttaaagaataggcagacgcgcgcgatctagccgtagctgtagccgaagtcgccgtttcggacacggccttagtctgGTATTGAAGCAACTCAACAAACATTTTGACTTATTGTATTTGTAATGAATTAATTATTAGTTTTTGCATGGTTTGTTTAATCATTAATGACTTTTTTTAGTCTGACTGAGTTTTCCTCATTTATTTTTGGAAacttaaatttattattatttaagtagCATATCAACTCACAGCTGAACTGGCATGATTTTTGTAGGCATTCACTCAGTTTCACTGACCGACACCTTACAttaccaggcctgtatgcttcagttttgaaaagggcatgGACACCTACATGACCATGGAATTTTATCCTTGCCTTGGTAAAGAAGGGCACTCTAtatatgaggaaattttaaatttctactggagcatttcaagggcaccaaggcaatgactaggggacatggaggcaatcgcctttgtttgTTGCCTTCGTGGAGTATCAGACCTGCATTACATGCCATTGATTTCCCAATCATACCCCTATGAAATTTGTAATTAAACTTCTAATTAATGGTAACATCTggaattgttttcttaccttTTAGTCACACTTCAAGGAACCAGGTAAGGGAGGACCCGCGGAGGAGTCTACAGCTCATCGTATCCGCATCACCCTGACCAGCCGTAATGTCAAGAATTTAGAGAAGGGTGAGTATAGACCATACGTCAATCCACCTGTCTGATTTTATTGAAATGCCTAGGCCAAAAGGCAGGTAAGGAAAAAGGGGCATAGTAATATTCATGGGGGATAAGACATAtacattaggcctgggcgaattatatgaatatccggttaatggcgagtaggttttcctatccgtttttcttaaccggataacAGATGCTTTTGTCAAGATTTTTAAGAGATGCTTTTAAACATTTCAACTGTTTTTCATTTTAGTGTGTGCTGATCTGAAGCGTGGTGCTCAGGACAAAAACCTAGACGTCAAAGGACCAGTTCGCATGCCTACAAAGACTCTGCGTATCACAACCCGTAAGACACCCTGTGGTGAAGGGTCCAAGACATGGGACAGATTCCAGATGCGCATCCACAAGCGTCTCATTGATCTTCAGAGTCCGTCTGAGATCGTCAAGCAGATCGTATCCTTTTTCAAATCACAACACAACTTGTTTTCTGAACACTCATGAatacagggctcgaatttcacgctggaccgcaggcccgaggccagtgattttagcttcggtgcagtaaactttatgccgaacaagtccggcagtcttgtgttttttttatgcatactaatatagttactattacaaataattatatgaaatatattatctttcattaaaaaatgtatttcaatctcatttaaaataaaagtttttgttttacttgtcgtcaaatcagtgttctgagcacgcctgcggaacgtcaatccgtccttttttcacgtgcatcatgctgcatacaagttttccattcagtttactcatgcccacaccttgtacatctagtctcaaacatttatgtttatgcacccggggagtgagcgagcggggacgagggagtgatgtgttggtacccggAGCGGCGGCAAaccttagtacagcgatgtttgttaaccactgaccatgtgtaaagtctgataccttacaaaggagtgttgaatttgcattaagaaggtctggttgcaataccacacatccctgtgttgcatggattaaaagtaaggtcttgttgccaacatcttgctaagtatggctaccaacagtgatgagcttctgactactgctgtcaaatttttggtcaatctttttatGGCGATCTTTTTATGGatgctgcacgttgcagtgttttgttggtgatttgcctgtcaaatcggatttttttttttttttgaggcggcgagaatgacgtgaagttggtatatggaactttattgattgggtttcacagcaaaaaaaaagcctcctaagggatgaaaaggcctgctgttctatcatgttaactttttttttttgtaataaaattttggtcttgtaaaaatcttccggtccagtaaaaattctgagcaatAAGCCCTGCGTtgttgtggattttttccccaaattcgagccctggtATAGGGATCAGCCATAAGTTTAAACAATTTCAAGTTGTCCTTCCCCTGACATCCCACTCTTCCGCATCTTATGAAGTATGAACAAGTCTTTGttcatattataattataataacaagttcttatgAAGGTCATTTCACACAACCACGAGCTGCCTCGGCGTTCCAGTGGCTCTTTTGTATAAAatttcaacctctaccctcccagaaaccatttatacccctgggtgaagagaagcaattatagtaaagcatcttgcttaaggacacaagtgtcgtggCAGGGATCCGAACCAACACTCCTATGCTCATAAGAAATGCATCGTgataaaaaacattgacaaGAGTTGGGCCATATCTATAGTttctacaaaaaaatataaataggcaagtttcctttaaaaaaaaacctggtaaaaataaaaatgggttGCTCATCGATGTGAGAAAGTCTGACCTATAGGttctttcaaaatttgaatGCAAACGTTTGAGCTGCATCTTATTCAGTGTCTTGGGATGTTAGAAAGTAATTTATTTGTCTCCCTATTCATTGTTAACCCTTTGCTTTTTTCTTTGTGACTCTCTCTCTTCATGTGTtttcacttcactgcttatgttaaaCTTAGTTACCTGcgcatgtttgttgtgttgtctaTTTGCTTTCAAGAAGGACTATGCTAGGTATGAAATCTCAGGCAATTAACGATTTTGC is a window of Asterias rubens chromosome 21, eAstRub1.3, whole genome shotgun sequence DNA encoding:
- the LOC117304842 gene encoding 40S ribosomal protein S20-like, producing MSHFKEPGKGGPAEESTAHRIRITLTSRNVKNLEKVCADLKRGAQDKNLDVKGPVRMPTKTLRITTRKTPCGEGSKTWDRFQMRIHKRLIDLQSPSEIVKQITSISIEPGVEVEVTIADA